The following are from one region of the Salvia hispanica cultivar TCC Black 2014 chromosome 1, UniMelb_Shisp_WGS_1.0, whole genome shotgun sequence genome:
- the LOC125202290 gene encoding 2-methylpropanoate--CoA ligase CCL4-like codes for MKTLSHTQYSSIASSSSSLFQHNPALQWQKQRCKVYRTYPALSRTIIRASLSYSVSNKASPAAVMPRETKLQQRRAANATPLTPINYLERAAVVYGDCPAILYNDTVRTWSEMYKRCLKLASSIASLGIKRGDVVSVVAPNIPAMSELHFAVPMAGAILNTINLRLDANAIANLLQHSGSKLIFADCQSESLVHEAVSLLPPHLHRPTLVLVGDDACDSCSVDCCIDYENMVEGGDEDFKWLRPLSEWDPITLNYTSGTTSSPKGVVHCHRGAFLMSVDSLLDWSVPKQPVYLWTLPMFHANGWSYAWGMAAVGGVNVCLRRVDAPSVYEAIDKYGVTHMCGAPVVLSMLTNHPRTKPLKSAVHIMTAGAPPPAAVLGRAEALGFIVSHGYGLTETGGLVVSCAWKKEWDQLSGTERAKLKARQGVRTVAFGEMDVVEPDTGKSVARDGVTMGEIVLRGGSVMLGYLKDQEGTKKSMRDNGWFYTGDVGVMHPDGYLEVKDRSKDVIICGGENLSSVEVEAVLYAHPAINEAAVVARPDAFWGETPCAFVSFKEGAAEKPTEKEIREFCKARLPLYMVPRTVVFKPELPKTSTGKVQKFQLRNMAKDLGKVYV; via the exons ATGAAGACTCTCTCACACACTCAATACTCTTCAATcgcttcttcctcctcctccctctTCCAGCATAACCCAGCTTTGCAATGGCAGAAGCAGAGGTGTAAGGTATATCGTACCTACCCAGCCCTAAGCAGAACCATCATCAGAGCTTCACTCTCATACTCCGTCTCCAATAAGGCATCACCCGCAGCAGTGATGCCTCGAGAGACAAAGCTACAACAGCGAAGAGCAGCAAATGCAACCCCTCTCACACCGATAAACTATCTCGAACGAGCCGCGGTCGTCTATGGAGACTGCCCCGCCATTCTCTACAACGACACGGTCCGCACGTGGTCCGAGATGTATAAGAGATGCCTGAAGCTGGCCTCGTCCATCGCCTCCCTCGGCATCAAGCGAGGCGACGTTGTCTCGGTCGTCGCCCCCAACATTCCGGCCATGTCCGAGCTACACTTCGCCGTCCCCATGGCCGGAGCCATCTTGAATACAATCAACCTCCGCCTCGACGCCAACGCCATCGCCAATTTGCTCCAGCACAGCGGCTCCAAGCTCATCTTCGCCGACTGTCAGTCCGAGTCCCTCGTCCACGAGGCCGTCTCGCTCCTCCCTCCCCATCTCCACCGCCCGACCTTAGTCCTCGTAGGCGACGACGCCTGCGATAGCTGCTCGGTGGACTGCTGCATCGACTACGAGAACATGGTGGAGGGCGGGGACGAGGATTTCAAGTGGCTGAGGCCGCTGAGCGAGTGGGACCCAATCACCCTCAACTACACATCGGGGACCACCTCGTCTCCAAAGGGGGTGGTGCACTGCCACCGTGGCGCCTTCTTGATGTCGGTGGACTCGCTGCTTGACTGGTCCGTGCCCAAGCAGCCGGTCTACCTGTGGACGCTGCCGATGTTCCATGCCAACGGGTGGAGCTATGCGTGGGGTATGGCCGCGGTCGGGGGCGTCAACGTTTGCCTCCGCCGCGTTGACGCGCCCTCCGTGTACGAGGCCATTGACAAGTACGGAGTGACGCACATGTGCGGCGCCCCGGTTGTGCTCAGCATGCTCACCAACCATCCGAGGACAAAGCCGTTGAAGTCGGCTGTTCACATTATGACAGCCGGAGCACCGCCTCCGGCGGCGGTGCTGGGGCGGGCAGAGGCGCTGGGGTTCATTGTCAGCCACGGGTATGGTCTGACGGAGACTGGGGGTTTGGTGGTGAGCTGCGCGTGGAAAAAGGAGTGGGATCAATTAAGTG GGACGGAGAGGGCAAAGCTGAAGGCAAGGCAAGGAGTGAGGACGGTGGCGTTCGGAGAAATGGACGTCGTTGAGCCGGACACAGGGAAGAGCGTGGCGAGGGACGGGGTCACAATGGGGGAGATCGTGCTGCGCGGCGGAAGCGTCATGCTAGGATACCTGAAAGACCAAGAGGGGACCAAGAAGAGCATGAGAGACAATGGCTGGTTCTACACGGGAGACGTCGGGGTCATGCACCCCGACGGCTACCTGGAGGTCAAGGACAGGTCCAAGGACGTGATCATCTGCGGTGGCGAGAATCTCAGCAGTGTCGAGGTCGAGGCCGTCCTCTACGCCCACCCGGCCATCAACGAGGCGGCCGTTGTGGCCCGTCCCGACGCCTTTTGGGGGGAGACGCCGTGCGCATTTGTGAGCTTCAAGGAGGGCGCGGCTGAAAAGCCCACGGAGAAGGAGATCAGGGAATTCTGCAAGGCAAGACTGCCGCTTTACATGGTGCCGAGAACCGTCGTCTTCAAGCCGGAGCTGCCCAAGACTTCCACCGGAAAAGTTCAGAAGTTTCAGCTTAGAAACATGGCCAAGGATTTGGGCAAGGTTTATGTTTAA